ATACCTGTGCAATACAAAGAGCTGCTTTGGAGCAGGTTTGCTCTTGAAGTCCCGGGCTATCAAAACAGCAATGTCTCTAAGCAGGTTCAGGTTattctgaaagagaagaaaattaactgtactgcagctggagaagccaGTGTGAACACAGTGGTGTTCCCAGAGGTTTGAGCACTTTTCAGAAAATCCACAAAAACTGAAGCCAATGATTTGACTCCCAGTTACCACAACTAATGGTCTACAGGAAATAGAGACAACCCACGTTTCCCAGCCATTCTTGTACCTTCTGGAGCAGtttcacagagctctgcagtctCTTCACAGCCTCTACGTGCTCACCTGGtccatttctgaaagaaatgggAGACTTTGGATCACTACTCTGAAGGACAGAGGAAGGATTTCCTAAAGGAGCAAAACAGACAACatcacacacagccccacaacATGTACCCTGAGGCTTATGTGGTATCTCTCAGGAGGAGGGGTGAAGATGAAATAACAAAAGTGGAAAGGGGATtacttgagcagggaggttagAGCCTTCTCAGTACTGTGACTTTGTTCGACTGACTTCAGCACTCTGTTTCCCACCAAGAAAACCAagttggttttgttctttttccctttttccacaCCAAGGAGTTTAATAaccttcaaaagaaaatcaaccTGGTCAGAACAGCATTTTGGTAATTCACATAGGTGGTCAGTTCCTGTCAGATTATGCCCTGTGGTGAATTTTGACTCTCTGCtagcaaaaataaattgattAAAATCAGCCATAAGgtcaacataaaaaaaaaggcatggtGGTACAATGGAATTTATGCAATCTTCTAGCCATGGGATGTACTCTACAAGGAATCTGGATGTATCTGCTGGGAAACTCTAACCAATGACTGAGAAAGTACAAATACTTAAAGGCAGGTCTAGAATTTTATCACCATTTCCCTGCACAGACTTCTCATCCACGGTGAACGCTCAAAAATATCAGAGCTTTAAGCAGAGGGAACATGGCCaacagccctggcagtgcaAAAACACCACTGCTGTACACAGGGCTGAGTTCTGcaacaaggaaacaaaagcacCTGTGGCACCCAGCCCGTGTGTgaccctcctggggctccctcagcctggggctctgccaCCCCTTCCCCATCAGCAGAgtctggagcagcctgtggaTCCCAGGGACTCTGGCTGTACTTCATGTGGAGCGTGGCCCCCAGaggcagcccagctgcagcagcccaccTGGAGGTCACTCAGGTTGGAGACATGAGTCCCACAGCACAGGTTGGAGTCGATGCCTTCGATGTCCACCACCCTCACGGGCCCCGCGTGGTCATCGGGCAGCCCCCGGCTCCTCACCTGGCAGAGGAGAAGGGTGACAAAGCAGGTGACATCTGTGCTCAGTTATTCCATGAATAGCATCAGTTCTCCCCCACCACTCACTGTTTCAACTTCAGGGTCATCAGCAGCCAGTTCCCTCACTGTCACAGGGACCCTGTCCCGGATTTTCTCGTTCACACTCTCCTCCAGGGCCTGGacctgctctgctgtcaccaCGGGGGTGTCCAGCTCAATGACACTGCGCTGAcggcccagctccctgcaccaAGGAAGAACAACATCTGCTGAGACCAGCTGGGAGGTGCCTTTGTGCAGCACCAGCATCCCACTGCTGGCAATGTGGACTGAAACAAAACAgacttccctcctctccctaTTATGTTCAAAGCACCAGGTGGAAACCAAGCACTTAAGGAGGACAAGACAGAGCAAATACTTTGTACAGCTTCTCTCCAGGTCAGTCACTTCTCCTGCAATGTCTGAGCTCAAATAAACCATCCAAATTGCTTTTGGTGTTTCAGTGCtcaggctctgtgcagggtAGCATGGTGGCACGTGCCAAATGGGTCAAAAGGAACCTTTATCCTGCTCACCATGAAGTTGTCTTGAATCCAAACATCTGTTCTGCAACGGCACTGATGAGATGCTGTCCTGGAAGAGATGTGCAAGCACTAGCTCTGAGTGCCACTGGCATTTTCAGTCAGGCCGTGTCTTTCCTGTTGACATTCTCCACAACAGGCGAGTGCTGGGTGCTGAGAggctcctgccagagctcagcagcagcaaggagaagcTCTGGTCTTGTGAGCCTCAGCTCCCAGTACTGCAGCACACGCTGTGCAAAGCAGGCTGAACTTTCTCTTCCAAACCTGTTTTTGGTGCGTTTACAAGCCAAGGAGAGCTCGCAGAGGGACACCTGCTGCCCTCAGTAATCCCGGGAACAAactgtgcacacagagctggcgGATTTCTCCCTACCCTGACCAGGATGGGGACACGGTGTGCGCTGACCGCCCCCCCGCCCCACCGGCACGGCCCGCGGGGTGCTCCCGTGCGCTCCCCGGTACCGGCACGGACCTGAATGCTGCTGCATGTGGTCGAAGCGGCGCTCCCAGTCCAGCGACAGCAGCACTTCAGCGCCCGATTCCAGCGCGGCCGGCACGAAATGCACGGCCTCGGGGCCCCGCCGTGTCACGCGCAGCACCGGCACGTCCCCGATGAGGCCGCGATCGTCCGGCTGCGGACACGGGACATCAGCGCCGCCggtcccggcccggcccggcccccgcccggcccggctcggcccgtACCTGCCCGCCGCCCTCGGGGAAGAGGATCGTGTCCTCCAGCACCACCTGGAACCCGTGCACCGGCTCCCCGCCGCCCTCGGGCCGCAGCTCGGCCGCCCGGCACGACACCACCCTGGTGGTGAACTGAGACAGAGACGGCGGCGCCGTGAGGGCCCGCCCGGGCCTgccccgcgccccggccccggcccgaCGCTACCTGCCGGGCCCAGCTGTCCCGCTGGCACCGGAACACCATCGCGACCGTTCGGCACAAGCGAGCCGGGACCGGcggagggacagggacagggagcggCGGTGGCGGCCGCCGTGCGGCGAGCGGGCGGGGCTTGCACGGGGACGCGCGGGCGCGCTCCCGCCGGCGGCGCGCGCTGCCGGGCCGGTGCGGGTGAGCGGCTCCCGGTGCCCGGCGCGGCACACGGCACACGGCTGCGGCAGTTCACGTTTATTGCCCCGCGCCCCGCCAGGTTAGCCAGCTACGGGAGACCGGACCGCGGGTCGGGAGCGATGCCCGCGGCGGCGCTCGAGCTGAGGCGGCTCCGCTTCCTCGGAGAACCCTGCCCGCGCTGCTCCCCGGTGCGTGCTACCGGTGCACCGGCTGGCCTCCCGCGGCGTCCCCAGGGGCCTGGGCGTCAGTCATCCTGCGGGAGGGAGGAGCGAGGTGCCAGGGACGGGGCCGACACCGGGCCGGCCCCGGTGGCAGCGGGTGGCACCAGCCGGTTGTGCTGGGGAGCGTTTCCACAGGACAGGCTGCCCGAGGGGTGCAGTAGGAGGTGCTGCCGGTGCCCCGGAGCCGGCGGAAGGCTGAGGCTGGGTTGTGCTCGGCTGGGCATCAGGAAGCAGCTGGCAGGTGGTACTTACATCCAGGTCATCCATGGCTGGTGGGGGGCCTTTTTCTGTCACCTTCTCCAGCATCTGGATGGGAAACAAACATCTGGATCCCCAAATTCCCGGCGTTCCCCCATCCCACACACCCATACGATGTGCCCCAGGATCCTGAGGCTGGTAGCCCAGCTCACCTCTGCGTACTGTTCCACCATGGCCCTCTCCACCTCCTCGTCCCCTTCCCAATCTCGCCAGTTGTCAAAGTCCACggagagccaggctggctgtgggcacagagagcaTCCCCTGAGCgggggagcagcactgcagggacctgcagcccaggggcagctcctgcacaggtGAAGGGCAAGGGCAGGAAGCAGGAGTGTCCCTTTGCCTGAAGGCATTGGTCCTGGTCCTGA
The sequence above is a segment of the Molothrus ater isolate BHLD 08-10-18 breed brown headed cowbird chromosome 27, BPBGC_Mater_1.1, whole genome shotgun sequence genome. Coding sequences within it:
- the LOC118696746 gene encoding alanyl-tRNA editing protein Aarsd1-like isoform X1 codes for the protein MVFRCQRDSWARQFTTRVVSCRAAELRPEGGGEPVHGFQVVLEDTILFPEGGGQPDDRGLIGDVPVLRVTRRGPEAVHFVPAALESGAEVLLSLDWERRFDHMQQHSGQHLISAVAEQMFGFKTTSWELGRQRSVIELDTPVVTAEQVQALEESVNEKIRDRVPVTVRELAADDPEVETVRSRGLPDDHAGPVRVVDIEGIDSNLCCGTHVSNLSDLQVIKLLGVEKGKKNKTNLVFLVGNRVLKSVEQSHSTEKALTSLLKNGPGEHVEAVKRLQSSVKLLQKNNLNLLRDIAVLIARDFKSKPAPKQLFVLHRKEGDSEFMNIIANEIGTEETLLFLTVGDEKEAGLFLLAGPVEAVENLGPRVAELLGGKGAGKRGRFQGKAAKMSRRGEVQALLQEFISNQNPGA
- the LOC118696746 gene encoding alanyl-tRNA editing protein Aarsd1-like isoform X3; its protein translation is MARQPAKTLWYDRPRYVYLEFCVEDSTDVKVVIEDHRLVFSCKNADGVEFYNEIDLYARVNSKDSREKRSDRSITCFMRKWKEKVAWPRITKENIKPAWLSVDFDNWRDWEGDEEVERAMVEQYAEMLEKVTEKGPPPAMDDLDFTTRVVSCRAAELRPEGGGEPVHGFQVVLEDTILFPEGGGQPDDRGLIGDVPVLRVTRRGPEAVHFVPAALESGAEVLLSLDWERRFDHMQQHSGQHLISAVAEQMFGFKTTSWELGRQRSVIELDTPVVTAEQVQALEESVNEKIRDRVPVTVRELAADDPEVETVRSRGLPDDHAGPVRVVDIEGIDSNLCCGTHVSNLSDLQVIKLLGVEKGKKNKTNLVFLVGNRVLKSVEQSHSTEKALTSLLKNGPGEHVEAVKRLQSSVKLLQKNNLNLLRDIAVLIARDFKSKPAPKQLFVLHRKEGDSEFMNIIANEIGTEETLLFLTVGDEKEAGLFLLAGPVEAVENLGPRVAELLGGKGAGKRGRFQGKAAKMSRRGEVQALLQEFISNQNPGA